From a region of the Dermatophagoides farinae isolate YC_2012a chromosome 3, ASM2471394v1, whole genome shotgun sequence genome:
- the LOC124498368 gene encoding clotting factor G alpha subunit, translating into MSIDLINCGFQLRKSMYIIIIIILYISSFIMYGCEMKKIPSIDNDNDQWILIDDFNFDNFIVDNQKKFWHHNSDWLVDDEPENLCMGMNIYQYSCHRKENVQVNKKGYLEIMANINKHIKTGSHERFLFNGGMISTKKSWLYGRFEMRAILPEGRSLRSVFILRPVKPKYSGDWLSNGQINGLVYAQQHSAIIAGIHYKMPAGQSYMGRKLYTQRNITRSFNHYTIEWSEQSIRWMFNDFIFFQHNVSKPFDQKFNIILQLGVGGPEFDTRSGALQQDDSKHWHNNRFIIDYVRIYQRASKIQFYSPLSSRSSSSSSSRLSLARMSCNLLLILIIILLRKLFI; encoded by the exons ATGTCGATCGATCTCATAAATTGTGGATTTCAGTTGAGGAAATCAAtgtatatcatcataatcatcattctatacatatcatcattcataatgtacggatgtgaaatgaaaaaaattccttcaattgataatgataacgatcaatggatattgattgatgattttaattttgataattttattgttgataatcaaaaaaaattttggcaTCATAATTCCGATTGGCTAGTGGATGATGAACCAGAAAATCTTTGTATGG gCATGAATATCTATCAATATAGCTGCCATCGTAAAGAAAATGTTCAGGTGAATAAAAAAGGTTACCTGGAAATCATGGCCAATATTAATAAACATATAAAAACTGGTTCTCATGAACGTTTCCTATTTAATGGTGGCATGATTTCGACCAAGAAAAGTTGGCTTTATGGCCGTTTTGAAATGAGAGCCATATTACCTGAAGGTCGATCACTTCGTTCCGTTTTCATTCTTCGACCGGTGAAACCAAAATATTCGGGTGATTGGCTTTCGAATGGCCAAATAAATGGCCTGGTTTATGCACAACAACATAGCGCTATTATTGCCGGTATTCATTATAAAATGCCTGCTGGACAATCATATATGGGACGTAAATTATATACACAACGTAATATAACTcgttcattcaatcattatacGATTGAATGGTCTGAACAATCGATTCGTTGGATGtttaatgattttatattttttcaacacaaTGTTTCGAAAccatttgatcaaaaattcaatataataCTACAATTGGGCGTTGGCGGGCCAGAATTTGATACCAGATCCGGTGCTTTGCAACAAGATGATTCAAAACATTGGCATAATAATCGttttataattgattatGTTCGTATTTATCAACGTGCatcgaaaattcaattttattcaccattatcatcaagatcttcttcatcgtcatcatcaagattatCATTAGCTAGAATGTCGtgcaatttattattaattttaataatcattttacttcgtaaattatttatatga